One genomic segment of Ancylobacter sp. IITR112 includes these proteins:
- a CDS encoding IS3 family transposase (programmed frameshift), producing MRKSRFSEEQIIGILKEHQAGIPVVDLCRKHGISDATFYTWRTKYGGMEVSDARNLKALEEENRKLKKLLAESMLDVATLREALGKKLLTPSSRRKVVTWAIEEKGYSQRRACGLIGIEPKTYRYASTRGDDTALRQRLRELASLRRRFGYRRLLILLRREGKEINHKKLFRLYREERLSVRRRGGRKRALGTRAPMTLPQAPNQRWSLDFVSDVLADGRRFRVLVIVDDFTRECLALVADTSLSSHRVVRELDAIIQRRGKPLMVVSDNGTELTSHAVLRWQQDTGVEWHYIAPGKPVQNAFVESLNGRFRDECLNEHLFQGLPMARRIIEAWRIDYNGHRPHTSLGGLTPNEFAARSRQDHNQNGFWL from the exons ATGCGCAAGAGCCGGTTCAGCGAGGAACAGATCATCGGGATCCTGAAGGAGCACCAGGCCGGAATCCCGGTCGTGGACCTCTGCCGGAAGCACGGGATCAGCGACGCGACCTTCTACACGTGGCGCACGAAGTACGGCGGGATGGAGGTGTCCGACGCCCGCAACCTTAAGGCGCTCGAGGAGGAAAACCGGAAGCTGAAGAAGCTTCTGGCCGAGTCGATGCTCGACGTAGCCACTCTCCGCGAGGCTCTTGGAA AAAAACTTCTGACGCCCAGTTCCCGGAGGAAGGTCGTGACCTGGGCGATCGAGGAGAAGGGCTACTCGCAGCGGCGTGCGTGCGGCCTCATCGGCATCGAGCCGAAGACCTATCGCTACGCCTCGACGCGAGGCGACGATACCGCGCTCCGCCAGCGCCTTCGTGAGCTGGCGAGCTTGCGTCGGCGGTTCGGCTATCGGCGTCTGCTGATCCTGCTTCGGCGAGAGGGCAAGGAGATCAACCACAAGAAGCTCTTCAGGCTCTACCGCGAGGAGCGGCTGTCGGTGCGCCGTCGCGGCGGACGCAAGCGAGCGCTTGGCACGCGAGCGCCGATGACCTTGCCGCAGGCACCCAACCAGCGATGGAGCCTGGACTTCGTCTCCGATGTGCTCGCGGACGGACGCCGGTTCCGCGTGCTGGTGATCGTCGACGACTTCACCCGGGAGTGCCTGGCGCTCGTGGCCGACACGTCGCTGTCGAGCCACCGGGTCGTACGGGAGCTGGACGCCATCATCCAACGTCGTGGCAAGCCGCTCATGGTCGTCAGCGACAACGGCACCGAACTGACCTCGCACGCGGTCCTGCGTTGGCAGCAGGACACAGGTGTCGAGTGGCACTACATCGCTCCCGGCAAGCCGGTTCAGAACGCCTTCGTCGAGAGCCTGAACGGCCGCTTCCGCGACGAATGTCTGAACGAGCACCTGTTCCAGGGCTTGCCGATGGCACGTCGGATCATCGAAGCTTGGCGGATCGACTACAACGGCCACCGGCCTCACACGAGCCTCGGCGGCCTTACCCCAAACGAGTTCGCAGCCCGGTCCAGGCAGGACCACAACCAGAACGGATTCTGGTTATGA
- a CDS encoding phage major capsid protein, which translates to MICGARPEELTGEERQVLMTGRAEFRTQTAGTNSAGGFTVPTELLSQIEISMKATGPMYDGSVIQEVVTASGNPMKLPTVDDTSKIAAAHTEGAALTDDGGEDVTFGQKSLDAYSFDTEFIRWSWELDTDSIFAMEVLLGHLLGERLGRTANTQLTTGSGSSAPNGIVTASALGVTAAATAAITADELIDLEHSVDPAYRGAASVGFMFHDSTLKAIRKLKDGDGNYLWSKGDFQAGVPSTINGRRYYVNQAMDHLGAAKKVVLFGDLKKYWVRKVGQPVIGVLRERFWPDLGIAGLIRFDGEAANTAAIKHLITAAS; encoded by the coding sequence GTGATCTGCGGTGCGCGGCCGGAAGAGCTGACCGGCGAAGAGCGCCAGGTGCTGATGACCGGCCGCGCCGAATTCCGCACCCAGACGGCGGGCACCAACTCCGCCGGCGGCTTCACGGTGCCGACCGAGCTGCTGTCGCAGATCGAGATCTCGATGAAGGCCACGGGGCCGATGTATGACGGCAGTGTCATCCAGGAAGTGGTGACCGCCAGCGGCAACCCGATGAAGCTGCCGACCGTCGATGATACGTCGAAGATCGCCGCCGCTCATACTGAAGGCGCGGCGCTCACCGATGACGGCGGCGAGGATGTCACCTTTGGCCAGAAGAGCCTCGACGCCTATTCCTTCGACACGGAATTCATCCGCTGGTCGTGGGAACTCGACACGGACAGCATCTTCGCCATGGAGGTGCTGCTCGGCCATCTGCTCGGCGAGCGCCTTGGCCGCACCGCCAACACCCAGTTGACGACCGGCAGCGGTTCCTCGGCGCCCAATGGCATTGTCACCGCTTCCGCGCTGGGCGTGACGGCTGCTGCGACGGCGGCGATCACCGCCGATGAACTGATCGACCTCGAACATTCCGTCGATCCGGCCTATCGCGGCGCGGCAAGCGTGGGCTTCATGTTCCACGATTCGACGCTGAAGGCGATCCGCAAGCTCAAGGATGGCGACGGCAATTATCTCTGGAGCAAGGGCGATTTCCAGGCAGGTGTGCCGTCGACCATCAACGGGCGCCGCTATTACGTCAACCAGGCCATGGACCATCTGGGCGCCGCCAAGAAGGTCGTGCTGTTCGGCGATCTCAAGAAGTACTGGGTGCGCAAGGTCGGCCAGCCGGTCATCGGCGTGCTGCGTGAGCGGTTCTGGCCGGATCTTGGCATCGCCGGCCTTATCCGTTTCGACGGCGAGGCGGCGAACACCGCCGCAATCAAGCACCTGATCACCGCCGCGTCCTGA
- a CDS encoding head-tail adaptor protein, with protein MSSALYNRLISLTPPGTETGRDAFNAPIVAPGTPVQTLAEYRALSDAEKMESGEVMASTSARFRVRWSPTLAAITPRWGLNFEGRAFDISGLKELGHRDQIEITASARAER; from the coding sequence ATGTCGAGCGCGCTCTATAACCGCCTGATCAGCCTGACGCCGCCCGGCACGGAGACCGGCCGTGACGCTTTCAATGCACCGATTGTTGCCCCCGGCACGCCGGTGCAGACGCTCGCCGAATACCGCGCGCTGTCCGATGCGGAGAAGATGGAGTCGGGCGAGGTGATGGCGTCCACGAGCGCGCGCTTCCGCGTGCGCTGGTCGCCGACACTGGCCGCCATCACCCCGCGCTGGGGACTGAATTTCGAGGGGCGCGCTTTCGACATCTCCGGGCTGAAAGAACTTGGTCATCGCGACCAGATCGAGATCACCGCCTCGGCGAGGGCCGAAAGATGA
- a CDS encoding HK97-gp10 family putative phage morphogenesis protein — protein MVGKLKVSVQGLKELDAALGELSKATAKGVMRRALLKAAQPMVDRAAALAPKDKGDLSASIIAATKNSVEGDAGKRAFGETLRAGGSKAEARAALRSARREAGVGASFVEVSVGPAKAKTKRAAIKAVVQEFGSVKQPPHAYMRPAFAATRDQVLGQIKTELTSEIDKAARRAAARALKPKRARTKRAPKTGTAGAA, from the coding sequence ATGGTCGGCAAGCTCAAGGTCTCGGTGCAGGGCCTGAAGGAACTCGACGCCGCGCTGGGCGAGCTCTCAAAAGCGACGGCGAAGGGTGTAATGCGGCGCGCGCTGCTGAAGGCGGCGCAGCCGATGGTGGACCGGGCGGCGGCGCTGGCGCCGAAGGACAAGGGCGACCTGTCCGCCTCGATCATCGCGGCGACGAAAAACAGCGTCGAGGGCGATGCGGGCAAGCGCGCCTTCGGCGAGACGCTGCGAGCGGGCGGCAGCAAGGCCGAAGCGCGCGCGGCGCTGCGCAGCGCGCGGCGCGAGGCGGGGGTGGGCGCGTCTTTTGTCGAGGTATCCGTCGGCCCGGCCAAGGCCAAGACCAAGCGCGCGGCGATCAAGGCCGTGGTGCAGGAATTCGGGTCGGTGAAACAGCCGCCGCATGCCTATATGCGCCCCGCTTTCGCGGCGACGCGCGACCAGGTGCTCGGCCAGATCAAGACCGAACTCACCAGCGAGATCGACAAGGCGGCCCGGCGGGCGGCGGCGCGTGCGCTGAAGCCGAAGCGCGCGCGGACCAAGCGGGCACCGAAGACCGGAACGGCGGGAGCAGCGTGA
- a CDS encoding DUF3168 domain-containing protein: MEEALVSLLLADAPLTALVGDRINWNVFPQGIASPAIRLARIGGAVGLHMQGVDGLDGALVQIDVRARAPEGNDAAGMAPAMATARAVTARLAGYRGTHGGIAFQGIFLTAQRVSADKIESEVFHLVSLDFDIWSRVAA, encoded by the coding sequence ATGGAAGAGGCGCTTGTGTCCCTGCTGCTCGCCGATGCCCCTCTGACGGCGCTGGTGGGCGACCGGATCAACTGGAATGTCTTTCCGCAGGGCATCGCCTCGCCGGCGATCCGCCTTGCCCGCATCGGCGGCGCTGTCGGCCTGCATATGCAGGGTGTGGACGGGCTCGACGGCGCGCTGGTGCAGATCGACGTGCGCGCCCGGGCGCCGGAGGGCAATGACGCCGCCGGCATGGCGCCGGCAATGGCGACGGCGCGGGCGGTGACGGCGCGCCTCGCCGGCTATCGCGGCACACATGGGGGCATCGCCTTTCAGGGCATCTTCCTGACCGCGCAGCGCGTGAGCGCCGACAAGATCGAGAGCGAGGTGTTTCACCTCGTCTCGCTGGACTTCGACATCTGGTCGCGCGTCGCGGCCTGA
- a CDS encoding phage tail tube protein produces MDEPGIGYGSLFEISTDGGSTWASPGEVTSLTPPAFAVDAIDVTHMQSANGTREFIPGLMDPGEASIEMNFLPGGAGEALILSVLRTKVKARCTFPAGETVTFDAIITGYAPTAPMDDKMTATLTVKVSGVVVNDAAAAPVNLIKPAISGVAQVGQVLTAYPGEWSGAPSFAYAWKNEGVALSGATSQTYTLQASDSGDTITVTVTATNSEGSASATSAGLADIAA; encoded by the coding sequence ATGGACGAGCCCGGCATCGGCTACGGCAGTCTTTTCGAGATCTCGACCGATGGCGGCTCGACCTGGGCGTCGCCCGGTGAAGTCACCTCGCTCACGCCGCCCGCCTTCGCGGTGGATGCGATCGACGTGACGCATATGCAGTCGGCCAATGGTACGCGGGAGTTCATCCCCGGCCTGATGGACCCGGGCGAAGCCTCCATCGAAATGAACTTCCTGCCTGGCGGCGCGGGCGAGGCGCTGATCCTGAGCGTGCTGCGCACCAAGGTGAAGGCCCGATGCACCTTCCCGGCCGGCGAGACTGTGACTTTTGATGCCATCATCACCGGCTATGCGCCAACAGCGCCGATGGACGACAAGATGACCGCCACGCTCACGGTCAAGGTGAGCGGCGTGGTGGTGAATGACGCCGCCGCCGCGCCCGTGAACCTCATCAAGCCGGCGATCTCCGGTGTGGCGCAGGTCGGGCAGGTGCTGACCGCCTATCCCGGCGAGTGGAGCGGCGCGCCGAGCTTCGCCTATGCCTGGAAGAATGAGGGCGTCGCCCTCTCTGGCGCGACCAGCCAGACCTATACGCTGCAGGCGAGCGATAGCGGCGACACCATCACCGTCACCGTCACCGCCACCAATTCGGAAGGCAGCGCCTCGGCCACCAGCGCCGGCCTTGCCGATATCGCCGCGTGA
- a CDS encoding DNA-binding protein, protein MSEKEDAGVIHGYEAIGEYLGLSARQAKHFAGKGDIPTFKLGAKVCARRASLDSWLADLEAKASAPHTDGGGK, encoded by the coding sequence ATGAGCGAAAAAGAGGATGCCGGGGTAATCCATGGCTATGAGGCCATCGGGGAGTACCTGGGCTTGTCGGCCCGGCAGGCGAAGCATTTTGCCGGTAAGGGAGACATTCCAACATTCAAGCTGGGGGCCAAGGTCTGCGCTCGTCGCGCCTCTCTCGACTCATGGCTTGCCGATTTGGAAGCCAAGGCCAGCGCTCCCCACACCGATGGGGGCGGCAAATGA
- a CDS encoding helix-turn-helix domain-containing protein, whose translation MNVPGFAYLPTAAAMDARLSPMAVRVLLLVATMMDGGFVCEPAVGEIATRAGITRKSARRALGDLIALGYLSVAERFRDDGCRLTNAFAIGRRWYEADDAGFLPYGEPQGHQPGLPFPPGCRLVYDDAGRLVDSSWQAPE comes from the coding sequence ATGAACGTTCCCGGATTTGCCTATCTGCCGACTGCGGCGGCGATGGATGCGCGGCTCAGCCCGATGGCGGTGCGCGTGCTGCTGCTGGTCGCCACCATGATGGACGGCGGCTTCGTCTGCGAGCCTGCGGTTGGCGAGATCGCCACCCGTGCCGGCATCACCCGCAAGTCCGCCCGCCGGGCGCTGGGTGACCTGATCGCGCTCGGGTATCTGTCGGTTGCCGAGCGCTTCCGCGACGATGGTTGCCGCCTCACCAACGCCTTCGCCATCGGCCGGCGCTGGTATGAGGCGGACGATGCGGGTTTCCTGCCCTATGGCGAGCCGCAGGGGCACCAGCCGGGCTTGCCGTTCCCGCCCGGGTGCCGGCTTGTCTATGACGATGCTGGACGGCTGGTGGATTCGTCCTGGCAGGCGCCAGAGTGA
- a CDS encoding primase-helicase family protein yields the protein MTHDKDRYIEVGGDDAPHDAGRKGKAKAKLKADDTPREPRAMGYSVDAMNREWCVVLMRSRLVIIREAGDGPLGRCVNVLGMDAFRAWSLNKVTEKKDRDGKITVETWADAWLRSPMRREYTGIEFRPGDDAKTTPGYMNMWRGFTVAPVFKKNGYAIFRDHLFNNVCEGDEHLFRWVFGWLAHLVQKPRERIGTALVLRGTMGAGKSKMGEVVGSLIGPHYFAVDDPRYVIDRFNAHLVGCLLLQAEEAFWAGDKVAEGRLKGLVTSHVQMIEEKGVDAIAVDNYVRIMITSNEDWVVPAGMKERRWCVLDVNPRCAQNNEYFREMDEQLDAGGREALLFDLLHFDLSGIDLRRIPRTSGLLEQKLHSLDSVTSWWYHRLESGAPTKGLDRWPEALPVDTLFQDYIETSERIGIRRRAEMTSFGIKMRRLVPGLTAERRTWEIHSGTFKRCRCYVLPDLASCRAALEEMLEQAIVWTRDADAEDEADQPSEGDGPAQGVDDGSGEG from the coding sequence ATGACGCATGACAAAGACAGGTACATCGAGGTTGGCGGGGATGACGCGCCGCACGATGCGGGCCGCAAGGGAAAGGCCAAGGCCAAGCTGAAGGCGGACGACACGCCTCGCGAGCCGCGCGCCATGGGATATTCGGTGGATGCGATGAACCGGGAATGGTGCGTCGTGCTCATGCGGTCGCGGCTCGTGATCATCCGCGAGGCTGGCGACGGGCCGCTGGGTCGATGCGTCAATGTGCTGGGAATGGATGCGTTCCGGGCTTGGAGCCTCAACAAGGTCACTGAGAAAAAGGACCGGGACGGAAAGATAACGGTGGAGACGTGGGCGGATGCATGGCTTCGCTCGCCAATGCGGCGCGAGTATACCGGCATCGAGTTCCGGCCCGGCGACGATGCCAAAACAACGCCGGGATACATGAATATGTGGCGTGGCTTCACTGTGGCGCCCGTGTTCAAGAAGAACGGCTATGCCATCTTCCGCGATCACCTGTTCAACAATGTCTGCGAGGGTGACGAGCACCTGTTTCGCTGGGTCTTCGGCTGGCTGGCGCACCTGGTGCAGAAGCCGCGCGAGCGGATCGGCACCGCCCTCGTGCTCCGGGGTACCATGGGCGCCGGCAAGAGCAAGATGGGCGAGGTTGTCGGCTCGCTGATCGGCCCGCACTATTTCGCCGTTGATGATCCTCGTTATGTCATTGACCGGTTCAACGCCCATCTTGTCGGGTGCCTTCTGCTGCAAGCCGAAGAAGCGTTCTGGGCGGGCGATAAGGTCGCGGAAGGTCGCCTGAAAGGACTGGTGACCTCTCATGTGCAGATGATCGAGGAAAAGGGTGTCGATGCGATCGCGGTAGATAACTACGTGCGCATCATGATCACCTCGAATGAGGACTGGGTTGTTCCGGCCGGCATGAAGGAACGCCGCTGGTGCGTTCTCGACGTGAACCCACGCTGTGCGCAGAACAACGAATACTTCAGGGAAATGGACGAGCAGCTTGACGCCGGCGGGCGCGAGGCGCTGCTGTTCGACCTGCTTCACTTCGACCTGTCGGGCATCGATCTGCGGCGCATCCCGCGCACGTCGGGCCTGCTTGAGCAGAAGCTGCATTCCCTCGATAGCGTGACCAGCTGGTGGTATCACCGGCTCGAAAGCGGCGCCCCGACCAAGGGACTTGACCGCTGGCCCGAAGCACTGCCCGTCGATACGCTGTTCCAAGATTACATTGAAACATCGGAGCGGATCGGCATTCGTCGCCGGGCCGAAATGACTTCATTCGGCATCAAGATGCGGCGCCTTGTGCCTGGGCTGACCGCCGAGCGCCGGACGTGGGAGATCCACTCCGGCACGTTCAAGCGGTGCCGCTGCTATGTGCTGCCCGATCTGGCGTCGTGCCGCGCCGCGCTTGAGGAAATGCTTGAGCAGGCTATCGTATGGACGCGCGACGCTGATGCTGAGGATGAGGCCGATCAACCGTCCGAAGGGGACGGCCCGGCGCAGGGAGTAGACGACGGAAGCGGCGAGGGTTAG